Proteins encoded together in one Phaeodactylum tricornutum CCAP 1055/1 chromosome 25, whole genome shotgun sequence window:
- a CDS encoding predicted protein gives MMDQNSMRKRFLFGDGRRANRGPLDTPNQGETFETESMDPQLAVHPRGPLQGYPTLIQQYLLQQQTAMAASSMDLRFADRTVGGTFGFVPGQSNVMPQNTSFLQPNNFLGSNNMRLLELMQQKHLQQDSFPTRNSGPYIGNMSGEGDPYAENGILGPWSASSAGLLGNMAATIATEGKSKKTRKKPKDRPKRPLSAYNFFFKEERQRILEDLPEGEEKEQPSSSCDKNEQDGGTRKRKKRPHGKIGFESLAKMIGQRWQELEPEGVEYYKKKADADTQRYKEEMKVYSTKCKTEESVLTESDEIIQIEEASPSIEDLEQSSKYRRI, from the coding sequence ATGATGGATCAGAATTCGATGCGAAAACGATTTTTGTTTGGTGATGGAAGGCGAGCCAATCGAGGCCCCTTGGACACACCGAACCAAGGAGAAACCTTCGAAACAGAATCGATGGATCCACAACTTGCTGTCCATCCGCGAGGCCCTTTACAAGGATACCCAACACTGATTCAACAGTATCTCTTGCAGCAGCAAACAGCTATGGCGGCAAGTTCTATGGATTTACGTTTTGCGGATCGAACCGTTGGCGGGACCTTTGGCTTCGTGCCGGGACAGTCAAACGTCATGCCTCAAAATACAAGCTTTCTGCAACCAAACAATTTTCTCGGTTCAAATAATATGCGTCTGCTAGAGCTGATGCAACAAAAGCATCTTCAACAGGATTCCTTTCCTACAAGGAACTCGGGCCCTTATATTGGGAATATGAGCGGTGAGGGTGATCCTTATGCCGAAAACGGTATTCTGGGGCCTTGGAGCGCGTCGTCCGCAGGTCTTTTGGGGAACATGGCGGCTACGATCGCAACGGAAGGAAAGAGCAAAAAAACACGCAAAAAGCCGAAAGATAGACCGAAAAGGCCTCTTTCAGCATACAATTTCTTCTTTAAAGAGGAACGCCAGCGGATTCTTGAGGACCTTCCGGAAGGAGAGGAGAAGGAACAGCCCAGTAGCTCCTGCGACAAAAATGAGCAAGATGGAGGTACGCGAAAGCGAAAGAAGCGCCCACATGGGAAAATTGGTTTTGAGAGTCTCGCGAAGATGATTGGACAGCGCTGGCAAGAGCTTGAACCCGAAGGCGTCGAGTACTACAAAAAGAAGGCAGATGCTGACACGCAGCGctacaaagaagaaatgaaagtCTACTCCACAAAGTGCAAAACGGAAGAGAGCGTTCTCACGGAAAGTGATGAAATTATTCAAATCGAAGAAGCCAGTCCAAGCATAGAAGACTTAGAGCAGTCATCAAAATATCGGAGAATATAG
- a CDS encoding predicted protein, with protein MNTFVAPQNLDTVVEKLADEAVDDECDILTVKQVAEFAVTVQRMGEPKRCESTTTVASSDSSQSSSTSGDRVMRLPTRNASFRLRGSRSDQLRPMPAVPERSQSMRLSSSSANGRSAVGSLLMQNDVGPLSRMSGIRQPPQRTVSSRNGTLPRIPARTMSTDSALRGVPRPTTSSLRGECRDPRINIQLERKESTHSLMRGGLQRSKSGVVLGVQRNESANSLISVDTTSGMDSCWTMDSVNLRKTQLIADPLEAGTYHSLDESFANHEDSMSNYSMNPSSTLIEYVEYRPAQGLTEYDGESVCTMEDLGLQNLDLNGMVDQGCDVSFFSQESGDLSDSEFGEVGENKLA; from the coding sequence ATGAACACATTTGTGGCTCCCCAAAATCTAGACACTGTTGTGGAAAAGTTGGCGGATGAAGCGGTCGATGATGAATGCGACATCTTAACAGTCAAGCAAGTTGCAGAGTTTGCCGTCACTGTACAACGCATGGGGGAACCAAAGAGATGTGAGAGTACAACGACAGTCGCTTCCAGTGACTCTTCCCAAAGCAGTAGTACTAGTGGGGATCGCGTCATGCGACTTCCTACTAGAAACGCTTCGTTTCGTCTCCGTGGCAGCCGCTCGGATCAGCTTCGTCCAATGCCTGCTGTCCCAGAACGTTCGCAGAGCATGCGATTGAGCTCGAGCAGTGCCAACGGCCGTTCTGCTGTAGGAAGTCTCTTGATGCAGAACGACGTGGGTCCGTTGAGCCGAATGAGTGGTATTCGCCAGCCTCCTCAACGCACGGTAAGTTCCCGCAATGGAACGCTTCCTCGCATCCCGGCGCGGACAATGAGTACCGATTCGGCTCTCCGGGGTGTTCCCAGGCCGACGACCTCGAGCTTGCGTGGTGAATGTCGTGATCCTCGGATAAACATACAGCTAGAGCGCAAAGAAAGTACGCATTCTTTGATGCGGGGAGGTTTGCAGCGTAGCAAGAGCGGAGTCGTGCTTGGGGTACAGCGCAACGAAAGCGCAAACTCTCTCATTTCGGTGGATACCACAAGCGGTATGGACTCGTGTTGGACCATGGACTCTGTAAATTTGCGCAAGACGCAGCTTATTGCCGACCCTCTCGAGGCCGGCACCTACCACAGTCTAGATGAAAGTTTTGCTAATCACGAAGACTCCATGTCGAACTATTCCATGAACCCAAGCAGCACCCTAATTGAGTACGTTGAGTACCGTCCAGCGCAAGGGCTAACCGAATACGATGGTGAATCCGTTTGCACCATGGAAGATTTGGGACTTCAGAATTTGGACCTGAATGGTATGGTGGATCAAGGGTGCGATGTCAGCTTCTTTTCGCAGGAATCTGGCGATCTTAGTGACTCTGAATTTGGTGAGGTTGGGGAAAACAAGCTCGCTTAG
- a CDS encoding predicted protein, which produces MSEPAFSLFVTLKFSDSQFKEDFLRDIALVATHVRNSEPDTLSYEVLLSDKDDLTVVVMERYRDKEHAFLRVHRNSQPFQEFRPKLKAMQDDGKVTISGESFLDSGIGFGDRA; this is translated from the coding sequence ATGTCGGAGCCTGCCTTTTCCTTATTCGTGACACTAAAATTTTCTGACTCGCAATTCAAAGAAGATTTCCTTCGAGACATTGCTCTTGTCGCCACGCACGTCCGCAATAGCGAGCCGGATACTCTATCCTATGAAGTGCTCCTCTCGGACAAGGACGATTTGACCGTAGTGGTGATGGAGCGGTACAGGGATAAGGAGCACGCCTTTTTAAGGGTGCATCGGAATTCTCAGCCTTTTCAAGAGTTTCGACCAAAGCTAAAGGCCATGCAGGATGATGGTAAAGTTACTATATCGGGGGAGTCGTTTCTGGATTCAGGAATTGGCTTCGGTGATCGCGCGTGA